A genome region from Vulpes lagopus strain Blue_001 chromosome 7, ASM1834538v1, whole genome shotgun sequence includes the following:
- the ADAT3 gene encoding probable inactive tRNA-specific adenosine deaminase-like protein 3, with translation MDPAPGPVEQRGDEKTGSPEQEPERWQALPVLSEQQSQDVELVLAYAAPVLDKRQTSRLLKEVSAVHPLPAQPHLKRVRPSRDASRPHALEMLLCLAGPAAGTRSLAELLPQPAVDPRGLGQPFLVPVPARPPLTRGQFEEARAHWPTSFHEDRQVTRALAGRLFSAQERTAMQGHMEQAVWAARQAAARGLRAVGAVVVDPSSGRVLATGHDCSNAASPLLHATMVCIDLVAQGQGRGAYDLGPYPACSFVPAVTPQSVRVGSVRKLDEDGDMRDDSVPYVCTGYDLYVTREPCAMCAMALVHSRVQRVFYGAPSPDGALGTRFRIHARPDLNHRFQVFRGVLEAQCRRLDPGA, from the coding sequence ATGgaccccgccccgggccccgtgGAGCAGCGTGGGGACGAGAAGACCGGGAGCCCCGAGCAGGAGCCCGAGCGCTGGCAAGCCCTCCCGGTCCTGTCCGAGCAGCAGTCCCAGGACGTGGAGCTGGTGCTGGCCTACGCCGCACCCGTCCTCGACAAGCGCCAGACCTCGCGCCTCCTCAAGGAGGTGTCGGCCGTCCACCCGCTGCCCGCCCAGCCTCACCTCAAGAGGGTGCGGCCGAGCCGCGACGCCAGCCGCCCGCATGCGCTAGAGATGCTGCTGTGCCTGGCGGGGCCGGCCGCGGGCACCAGGTCGCTCGCCGAGCTGCTCCCGCAGCCGGCCGTGGACCCTCGGGGCCTGGGCCAGCCCTTCCTGGTGCCTGTGCCTGCCCGGCCGCCCCTGACCAGAGGCCAGTTTGAGGAGGCGCGGGCCCACTGGCCCACGTCCTTCCACGAGGATCGGCAGGTGACGCGTGCCTTGGCCGGGCGGCTCTTCTCGGCGCAGGAGCGGACAGCGATGCAGGGCCACATGGAGCAGGCCGTGTGGGCCGCTCGGCAGGCGGCTGCCAGGGGCCTGAGGGCGGTGGGGGCCGTGGTGGTGGACCCGTCCTCAGGCCGAGTGCTGGCCACGGGTCACGACTGCAGCAACGCGGCCAGCCCCCTGCTGCACGCCACCATGGTGTGCATTGACCTGgtggcccagggccagggccgcGGTGCCTATGACCTTGGCCCCTACCCTGCCTGCTCCTTCGTCCCAGCCGTCACTCCCCAGAGCGTCCGGGTGGGCTCCGTGCGCAAGCTGGACGAGGATGGGGACATGCGTGACGACAGCGTCCCCTATGTGTGCACGGGCTACGACCTCTACGTCACCCGTGAGCCCTGTGCCATGTGTGCCATGGCCCTGGTACACTCCCGTGTGCAGCGCGTTTTCTACGGGGCACCCTCGCCCGACGGTGCCCTGGGGACCCGCTTCCGCATCCACGCGCGGCCTGACCTCAACCACCGCTTCCAGGTGTTCCGTGGTGTCCTGGAGGCCCAGTGCCGCCGCCTGGACCCTGGCGCGTAG
- the ABHD17A gene encoding alpha/beta hydrolase domain-containing protein 17A, with protein sequence MNGLSVSELCCLFCCPPCPGRIAAKLAFLPPEPTYSLVPEPEPGPGGAGAAPSGTLRASAGTPGRWKLHLMERADFQYSQRELDTIEVFLTKSSRGNRISCMYVRCVPGARYTVLFSHGNAVDLGQMSSFYIGLGTRINCNIFSYDYSGYGVSSGKPSEKNLYADIDAAWQALRTRYGISPDSIVLYGQSIGTVPTVDLASRYECAAVVLHSPLTSGMRVAFPDTKKTYCFDAFPNIEKVSKITSPVLIIHGTEDEVIDFSHGLALYERCPKAVEPLWVEGAGHNDIELYSQYLERLRRFISQELPSQRA encoded by the exons ATGAACGGCCTGTCAGTGAGCGAGCTCTGCTGCCTTTTCTGCTGCCCACCCTGCCCCGGCCGCATTGCTGCCAAGCTCGCCTTCCTGCCGCCGGAGCCTACCTACTCGCTGGTGCCGGAGCCCGAGCCGGGGCCTGGTGGAGCTGGGGCCGCCCCTTCGGGGACCCTGCGGGCCTCTGCTGGCACCCCCGGGCGCTGGAAGCTGCACCTGATGGAGCGTGCTGATTTCCAGTACAGCCAGCGTGAGCTGGACACCATCGAGGTCTTCCTGACCAAGAGCAGCCGGGGCAACCGCATCTCCTGCATGTACGTGCGCTGTGTGCCCGGCGCCAG GTACACGGTTCTCTTCTCCCACGGCAACGCGGTGGACCTGGGCCAGATGAGCAGCTTCTACATTGGCCTGGGCACGCGCATCAACTGCAACATCTTCTCCTACGACTACTCTGGCTACGGCGTCAGCTCTGGCAAGCCCTCTGAGAAGAACCTCTATGCTGACATCGATGCTGCCTGGCAGGCGCTGCGCACCAG GTACGGCATCAGCCCGGACAGCATCGTCCTGTATGGGCAGAGCATCGGCACGGTGCCCACCGTGGACCTGGCCTCTCGCTATGAGTGCGCTGCCGTGGTGCTGCACTCTCCGCTCACCTCAGGCATGCGCGTTGCCTTCCCTGACACCAAGAAGACCTACTGCTTCGATGCTTTCCCCAA CATCGAGAAGGTGTCCAAGATCACGTCACCGGTGCTCATCATCCACGGCACGGAGGACGAAGTCATCGACTTCTCCCACGGGCTGGCGCTCTATGAGCGCTGCCCCAAGGCCGTGGAGCCGCTGTGGGTGGAGGGCGCCGGGCACAACGACATCGAGCTCTACAGCCAGTACTTGGAGCGCCTGCGCCGCTTCATCTCCCAGGAGCTGCCCAGCCAGCGCGCCTAG